In one Carassius carassius chromosome 48, fCarCar2.1, whole genome shotgun sequence genomic region, the following are encoded:
- the LOC132131284 gene encoding DNA replication licensing factor mcm2 — MADSSESFHMATSPSRGSRRGDLTSSPGRDLPPFEDESEGLLGDTIPDEEDGDGEELIGDGMERDYRVIPELDRYEEEGLDEDEDLSELSPSARAEAEAAMRRRDREQGLGMGRIGRGLLYDSEDEDDKRPTKRQRVLAERAAEGVAIDGEDEEMIESIENLEDMKGHTVREWVSMAAPRLEIYHRFKNFLRTHVDEHGHNVFKERISDMCKENKESLLVNYEELASREHVLAYFLPEAPAEMLKIFDEAAKEVVLAMYPKYDRIAHEIHVRIGNLPLVEELRSLRQLHLNQLIRTSGVVTSCTGVLPQLGMVKYNCNKCNFILGPFFQSQNQEVKPGSCPECQSLGPFDINMEQTVYQNYQRITIQESPGKVAAGRLPRSKDAILLADLVDTCKPGDEIELTGIYHNNYDGSLNMANGFPVFATVILANHIARKDEGVAVAELTDEDIKAIIALSKDERIGERIFASIGPSIYGHEDIKRGLALALFGGEAKNPGGKHKVRGDINVLLCGDPGTAKSQFLKYVEKVASRAVFTTGQGASAVGLTAYVQRHPVSREWTLEAGALVLADRGVCLIDEFDKMNDQDRTSIHEAMEQQSISISKAGIVTSLQARCTVIAAANPIGGRYDPSLTFSENVDLTEPIISRFDILCIVRDTIDPVQDEMLARFVVGSHIKHHPSNKEGGVASLEEVVLPNTFDVPPIPQELLRKYIMYAKERVRPKLNQMDQDKVARIYSDLRRESMATGSIPITVRHIESMIRMAEAHARMHLRDYVLEDDVNMAIRVMLESFIDTQKFSVMRSMRKTFARYLAFRRDNNELLLFILKQLVSEQVAYQRNRYGAQQDTIEIPEKDLVDKARQINIHNLSAFYDSDLFRSNKFSHDAKKKLIAQQF, encoded by the exons aGACTACCGTGTTATCCCAGAACTGGACCGCTACGAAGAGGAGGGTCTGGATGAGGATGAAGATCTCAGTGAACTTTCCCCCAGTGCTCGGGCGGAAGCTGAAGCGGCCATGAGACGGCGCGACAGAGAACAGGGACTTGGTATGGGCCGCATCGGACGCGGACTTCTGTACG ACAGTGAAGACGAGGACGACAAACGACCCACGAAGAGGCAGCGTGTTCTCGCAGAGAGGGCAGCTGAGGGCGTCGCGATCGATGGCGAGGATGAAGAGATGATTGAAAGCATTGAGAACCTCGAGGACATGAAGGGCCACACGGTCAGGGAGTGGGTTTCAATGGCCGCCCCGCGACTGGAGATCTACCACCGCTTCAAGAACTTCCTGCGCACGCACGTGGACGAGCACGGACACAACGTCTTCAAAGAGCGAATCAGCGATATGTGCAAAG AAAATAAGGAGAGTTTATTGGTGAACTATGAAGAGCTGGCATCTAGGGAGCATGTGTTGGCGTATTTTCTGCCGGAGGCTCCTGCCGAGATGCTGAAGATCTTCGACGAAGCCGCCAAAGAGGTGGTGCTTGCAATGTACCCCAAATACGACAGAATCGCACATGAAATCCACGTCCGCATCGGCAACCTGCCATTGGTCGAAGAACTTCGATCTCTCAG acAACTTCACCTGAACCAGTTGATCCGCACCAGTGGTGTGGTGACCAGCTGCACTGGAGTTCTGCCGCAGCTCGGTATGGTGAAATATAACTGTAACAAGTGTAACTTCATCTTGGGACCCTTCTTCCAGTCCCAGAACCAGGAGGTGAAGCCTGGCTCCTGTCCCGAGTGTCAGTCACTCGGTCCGTTTGACATCAACATGGAGCAG ACCGTGTACCAGAACTACCAGCGTATCACCATTCAGGAGAGCCCTGGCAAAGTTGCGGCGGGCCGCCTGCCTCGCTCTAAAGACGCCATCCTGTTGGCTGACTTGGTGGACACCTGCAAACCCGGAGACGAGATA GAGCTCACAGGAATCTACCACAACAACTACGACGGCTCTCTCAACATGGCTAACGGCTTCCCTGTCTTCGCTACTGTAATCCTGGCCAATCACATTGCCCGTAAGGATGAGGGCGTGGCCGTGGCAGAGCTTACTGATGAAGACATCAAAGCCATCATTGCGCTCTCCAAAGACGAGCGCATTGGAGAACGG ATTTTCGCAAGTATTGGTCCCTCCATTTATGGGCATGAGGACATCAAACGTGGTTTGGCGCTTGCTCTGTTTGGCGGCGAAGCCAAGAATCCAG GTGGGAAGCACAAGGTGCGTGGTGATATTAACGTTCTCCTTTGTGGAGATCCAGGCACAGCCAAGTCCCAGTTCCTAAAGTACGTCGAGAAGGTTGCGAGTCGCGCGGTCTTCACTACAGGTCAGGGTGCTTCCGCCGTGGGTCTGACGGCTTACGTGCAACGTCATCCCGTGAGTCGAGAGTGGACGCTGGAGGCGGGAGCTTTGGTGCTGGCGGACCGAGGTGTCTGCCTCATTGATGAGTTTGATAAG atgaacgATCAGGACAGGACCAGCATCCATGAGGCCATGGAGCAGCAGAGCATCTCCATTTCTAAAGCAGGGATCGTCACATCGCTGCAGGCTCGCTGCACGGTCATCGCTGCCGCCAATCCCATCG GTGGGCGTTACGACCCGTCACTCACGTTCTCGGAAAATGTGGACCTGACAGAGCCCATTATTTCTCGATTTGACATTCTGTGCATTGTAAGAGACACCATCGACCCTGTGCAG GATGAGATGCTGGCACGCTTCGTGGTGGGCAGCCACATCAAACATCACCCAAGCAACAAAGAAGGGGGCGTGGCCAGTCTAGAGGAGGTGGTGCTGCCAAACACCTTCGATGTCCCACCCATCCCTCAGGAGCTGCTCAGGAAGTACATCATGTATGCCAAAGAGCGCGTGCGACCCAAACTCAATCAGATGGACCAGGACAAGGTGGCCCGGATTTACAGCGACCTTCGAAGAGAGTCTATG GCTACGGGAAGTATCCCAATCACTGTGCGTCACATAGAGTCCATGATCCGCATGGCTGAGGCACACGCCCGCATGCATCTGCGGGACTATGTGCTGGAGGACGACGTGAACATGGCCATCCGTGTCATGCTGGAAAGCTTCATCGACACGCAGAAGTTCAGTGTAATGAGGAGCATGCGGAAG ACGTTCGCACGGTATCTAGCCTTCAGACGAGACAACAACGAGCTGTTGCTCTTCATCCTGAAGCAACTGGTTTCCGAGCAGGTCGCATATCAGCGCAACCGTTACGGAGCCCAGCAGGACACCATCGAGATCCCTGAGAAGGATCTGGTGGACAAG GCCCGACAGATCAACATACACAACCTGTCTGCATTTTACGACAGCGACCTGTTCCGCTCAAACAAATTCTCCCATGATGCTAAGAAAAAGCTGATCGCACAGCAGTTCTAG